One genomic window of Ziziphus jujuba cultivar Dongzao chromosome 4, ASM3175591v1 includes the following:
- the LOC125422215 gene encoding uncharacterized protein LOC125422215, which yields MKNPGFLAASVAAASVTALSATSSPSFVCNSNFQISHQEDINKGEQQNSNSSMQRSPSTDKFAPRFDGLRFIETLITAHR from the exons ATGAAGAATCCAGGGTTCTTAGCCGCCTCAGTCGCCGCTGCCTCTGTGACTGCCCTCTCTGCTacttcttctccaagtttcgtctgtaattccaattttcaaatttctcacCAG GAGGATATAAATAAGGGAGagcaacaaaattcaaattcttcAATGCAAAGGTCTCCTTCCACGGATAAATTTGCTCCAAGGTTTGATGGCTTGAGATTTATTGAAACACTAATTACTGCCCACAGATGA
- the LOC107417328 gene encoding GPI-anchored protein LLG1: MASLFCPFFFFFFFLLVSMASSTTLSYDIFDSHGSSTSSRSLLQAKKSCGVNFEAQNYTIITSQCKGPQYPPKNCCQALKEFACPFADEINDEQSDCASTMFSYINLYGKYPPGLFASQCREGKEGLDCTEALSPKASPNSNRGQLTSIPSTLLIFTAALFASLFHLY, from the exons ATGGCTTCCCTCTTTtgtcctttcttcttcttcttcttcttccttctggTTTCCATGGCTTCCTCCACCACCCTTTCCT atGATATATTCGATTCTCATGGATCCAGTACTTCTTCCCGTTCCCTCCTTCAGGCCAAAAAGa GTTGTGGTGTGAACTTTGAGGCCCAAAACTACACAATCATCACAAGCCAATGCAAAGGACCCCAATACCCTCCCAAGAACTGTTGTCAGGCTCTTAAGGAATTTGCTTGCCCTTTTGCAGATGAGATCAATGATGAGCAAAGTGATTGTGCTTCTACGATGTTCAGCTACATAAACCTCTATGGAAAATACCCACCTGGTCTGTTTGCCTCACAGTGTAGGGAAGGTAAAGAAGGCCTTGATTGCACTGAAGCACTCTCCCCTAAAGCATCTCCAAACAGCAACAGAGGTCAGCTTACATCAATTCCCTCTACATTGCTAATTTTCACAGCTGCTTTATTTGCCTCTTTATTCCATTTGTACTGA